CGTAGGGTACTTCGTAGTCATCTATTTACTAATTAAATCCCATTATGGCCAAGAGCAGCAGAAGAAGAGCAAACAAGAACAAACAAACAATGTTAAGGTACTTGAACCCCAAACAAAGCTTTAAAAAAATATACTTTTAAAAAGTACGAGACAGTAGTCTTGTACTTTTTTCAGCATATTAAAGTAATCTTATATTGATGTATAAGGAATAAATAAATTCATAAACCTATTTAGTGTCGAGGTTGAATAATGTTTTTTAAAACTGCAAGATGAACAGAAAATTCGTTTTCATGCTTCTCTATTTGTAAGAATTAAGGAGGTTAGCCTAGGGGATTATCAACGTTTGTTGATTTTCAATGACCTTAAAACCTAATGAATCATTTCCTAGAAAATAATAAAAAGAATATACTTTCACTTTGTGTTACTGTTTGTATTATTTTTTTAATTTGTTATTATTATTTGCAATTAATATATAGCAGTCCTTTTGCTGCAACATGGGATCAGGTAGATTTTACTTTAGCACTTACACGTTATGATTTATTATCAATGCAGCCACATTTCCCTGGTTATCCTTATTTTATATTGGGTGGTATGTTAATAAATACGGTCATTGATAATGGAGCCAAAGCACTAGCGGTTTTTAATGTTTCAGCGATGATCACTTCCGTTATACCGATTTATTTGATGTCTAGACAATATATTAATAGACAACAAAGTCTCTTGGTCGTAGCAGTCATACAAACGACAAGTTACGTAGGATTAATTGTTACTCAACCTATGTCAGAAGGTTCAGCGATAGCATTTCTTTGGTGGTATATATGGAGTTTATTTCAAGCAAAAAATTCAGATCGATTTGTTTTGCAGTTATTACCTCTGCTTTTTTTTAGTATCGTTTTAGGTATTCGCCTATCTTATTTACCCTTTGGGATCGGTATCATACTTCTTTGGATGTATGATTGGAAAAGGTTTGAATCTTTTGGTAGACTTAGTCGTTTAGTTGTATTTGCAATCATTTTTCAATTATTTTGGGTTATAGGATTAATAATGACTGAAGGAAGTGTTAGTGGCTTTATTAAATTAGCTCTATCTTTTACAACCGGTCACTTCAATGACTGGGGTGGTACGCAAGTTACTGCTAGTGAGTCTTTTTTTTATCGGTTATTAACATTAATTGGAACAAATATAGTCTGGAATGGAATAGCTGCTAAATCATTTTTATTATTGTTAGTATATAGCGTACTATTCATTTTTTGTTGTTATAAATTGCTTACAAAAAAACCATACACTCGCTCGGATTATTGGTTATTAATCATAGGGGCAACGTATTTCATCTGGGCATTGTTTGCGCAAAACATTGATAAGCCTAGACATATAACGCCTCTAGTAGGTATAATTCTTTTTCAATTACTCATTATGATTTTAAAGAGATCCTTTCACATATTTCTTGTTATTATGTTAACATTTATTGTCTTTAGCCAAGTTGTTGTAGGATATCAATTAATTTACGAACAAGCAACAGAGCAACCAGCTACACATCAATTAGGCAATTATTTAGATGTGAAGAACGAATTTGTTGTATTATATACTTGGGAGGAAACGAGGGTACTAAAGTATAATAACGTGTCCTTTCCTCACAAAAGAATATTTACTTATGAAAGGTTTCTACAAGACAAATTATATTATAGCGATGCTACAATTTATGTTACTGATCATGTACTCAAAGGATTTGAATTACAAGGGGCTAATGTTTCAGGATTTATTGAGGAAGTGACTTCATTCTCTTCGAGTATCATGTCGGACCCTTCATATGGAGAAATCACTTTATATAAGTGGAAAGATTAAAGGTTGGAGCGATTGTCATGTCAGATCATTTAAAAGAAAAAATTTCAATTGTACCAGAACATCCAGGATGTTATTTAATGAAGGACAAGCATGGGACAGTCATCTATGTAGGGAAGGCGAAAGTTCTAAGGAATCGTGTCAGATCTTACTTTACAGGCTCTCATGATGGAAAGACGTTACGGCTAGTAAATGAAATTGTTGATTTTGAATATATCGTGACATCTTCAAATATAGAAGCTTTAATTTTAGAAATTAATCTAATTAAGAAGTTTGATCCAAAATATAATATTATGTTAAAGGATGACAAGACGTATCCTTACATTAAAGTCACAGCAGATACGCACCCTCGTCTACTTATTACGAGGAAGGTCAAAAAAGATAAAGGGAAATATTTTGGTCCATACCCAAATGTTCAAGCTGCGAACGAAACGAAAAAACTATTGGATCGTATGTACCCTCTGCGCAAATGCTCAACGCTCCCAGACCGAGTTTGCTTATATTATCATATGGGACAATGCCTAGCTCCTTGTGTATATGAAGTGTCTGAAGAGCAAAACAAAGAAATGGTCGAACAAATCGTTCGATTTTTAAATGGTGGGTATAAACAAACAAAAAAAGAACTAACTTCAAAAATGCTAAAGGCATCGGAGGAGCTAGATTTTGAGCGAGCTAAAGAATACCGCGATCAAATTACACATATTGAAACAACGATGGAAAAACAAAAAATAACAATGAAGGATTTAGTTAACCGTGATGTATTTGGCTACTCTTTTGATAAAGGATGGATGTGTGTACAAGTATTTTTTATTCGTCAAGGAAAGATGATAGAGCGAGACGTGTCCATATTCCCCTTTTACAATGAGCCGACTGAAGACTTTTTAACATATATAGGACAGTTTTATTCGAAAACAGAGCATTTTATTCCTAAGCAAATATTGCTTCCAAATGATATTGATAAACAGTTAGTCGAACAGTTATTACAAGTACAGGTTTTACAACCAAAACGGGGACAAAAGAAGGAACTGCTAAATTTAGCAAAGAAAAATGCGAAGCTTGCTTTACAAGAGAAGTTTTCACTTATCGAACGTGATGAAGAAAGAACGATTAAGGCTGTTGAAAACTTAGGTACTCAATTGAGAATTGAAACTCCTCACCGTATAGAGGCCTTCGATAATTCAAATATTCAAGGGACGGATCCTGTATCTGCAATGGTTGTTTTTATTGATGGGAAGCCCGAAAAGAAAGAGTATCGAAAGTACAAAATTAAATCAGTCATTGGGCCAGATGATTATGATTCTATGCGCGAGGTAGTAAGAAGGAGATACACTCGTGTATTAAAGGAAAATATGCCATTTCCAGATTTAATTTTAGTTGACGGTGGCAAAGGGCATTTAGCCGCAGTTCAAGATGTTTTAGAAAATGAGCTAGGAATCGAAGTTCCAGTTGCAGGAATGGTTAAGGATGATAAACACCGCACATCTGAACTAATTGTTGGTGATCCTGTCCAAACAGTACCGCTAGCAAGGAATAGCCAAGAGTTTTATTTGATTCAACGTATACAAGATGAAGTGCATCGCTTTGCAATTACTTTCCATCGTCAAATAAGAAGTAAATCTGTTTTTAAATCTATACTTGATGATATCCCTGGTGTCGGTGAAAAGCGGAAAAAAGCACTTCTTAAGCATTTTGGCTCAATCAAAAAGTTAAAAGAAGCAACCGTAGAAGATCTTCAAAGAGCACAGATTCCAATAAATGTAGCTAAAGAAATTTATAACAAGATGAAGGACAAAGAGTAATAAACAGTTTTTATTTAAGAATTAACTATTGTTACGCCGAATTAATGATTCATATCATTTATTTTTATTATCGATGTCAATCACATAAAGCATTAGGAGCCAAAATTGAGTAGAGACCCTGATAATATTTGTCAGGGTCTCTATCGTTAAAATAGCTTATTTATCGTACTAAGAAATAACAAACAGATTTGTCTTTTTGCTTTCACATAGATAGTTGTTTTTCATACCTAGATTTCATAGTATCTTTTCTTCAATAAAACGACGTATAACAACATCATTATCTTCTAGTTTAGGAAAATAGTATCATAGCTTACGAAAAGAGCGTCCCTACATTGAATATAATAATTAATGAAGAGCTAGCTGTTTATGAAGAAATGATATCATGCCTATCCCATTTTATAGTGAAAATCACCTTTTTCGATCGAGGCTTTTGCTGCTCATAAGCTTCTGTAATCAGTTGTTTTTGTCCTTGAATTTGTTCCGCTAAAAAACCAGCTTCTAGTTGAAAGGTTATATTGTCAGATGATAAGCGTTTTTCAACAAGCTGTCCATTTAATTCGAGGTGTAGCTCGTTTTTCGTTTCTTTTACAGTGGATAAGTTCCCCCACCCAGCCTCATGAAAAAATGACATGATTTCATCAATATTATTACATGGAAATTTTCTAGCTAGATCTTTTCCAGATAAATACATAATAAATGATAATTCTTTTCGGAAAATATTCGGAAGCACATGTTCTCTATAGATTTCTAACCCAAAAGCAGGTACGGATGTATTGTTTTCTTCTGTATGTTCTTCGGTATAGATTAAGTCTTTCATTTTGACCCCCTCTTCACCAAATTATTATATAACAATAGCAGCATTAAGGCATAAGTTTTTTGTTTACTTTCAATGAAAACTTTTAAGGATACAGATTGTTCGTCTTTAATGAAGAGTGGATCACCGGAATATGGAAAATTACGGTGCAATTTGATTGATTATGACGAAAAAAAAGAAAATTCATGAATATTTTATGAACACGTTTTCTTGACGCTTGATAATGATGAGAGTACAATAAATTTGTTACATTATATTGATAAAAAATGCAATCTATTCATTTTTTATTTTTTCCCCATCATAAGTATTGGGGATGGGATTTTATTTTATTTTACTTTTGTTTTAAGTTTTCAAAAAAATGATTCAACTCAAAGGGGGTATAACTGTGGAAAATAATCGTGAATTCTTTTATCGCAGATTACATTCACTATTAGGAGTCATTCCAGTAGGGATATTTTTAATTCAGCATTTAACTGTGAATTACTTTGCGACAAGAGGTCCGGAGGCGTTTAATAAAGCGGCTCACTTTATGGAAGGTCTGCCATATCGCTATGTTTTAGAGGCTTTTGTCATTTTTCTTCCTATTTTATTTCATGCGATATACGGGCTGTATATTGCTTTCACAGCTAAAAATAATGTAAGCAATTATAGTTTTTTCAGAAACTGGATGTTCCTATTACAACGTATATCAGGGGTTATTACGTTAATTTTCATTAC
This portion of the Cytobacillus sp. IB215665 genome encodes:
- a CDS encoding nucleoporin-interacting protein codes for the protein MQLIYSSPFAATWDQVDFTLALTRYDLLSMQPHFPGYPYFILGGMLINTVIDNGAKALAVFNVSAMITSVIPIYLMSRQYINRQQSLLVVAVIQTTSYVGLIVTQPMSEGSAIAFLWWYIWSLFQAKNSDRFVLQLLPLLFFSIVLGIRLSYLPFGIGIILLWMYDWKRFESFGRLSRLVVFAIIFQLFWVIGLIMTEGSVSGFIKLALSFTTGHFNDWGGTQVTASESFFYRLLTLIGTNIVWNGIAAKSFLLLLVYSVLFIFCCYKLLTKKPYTRSDYWLLIIGATYFIWALFAQNIDKPRHITPLVGIILFQLLIMILKRSFHIFLVIMLTFIVFSQVVVGYQLIYEQATEQPATHQLGNYLDVKNEFVVLYTWEETRVLKYNNVSFPHKRIFTYERFLQDKLYYSDATIYVTDHVLKGFELQGANVSGFIEEVTSFSSSIMSDPSYGEITLYKWKD
- the uvrC gene encoding excinuclease ABC subunit UvrC; the protein is MSDHLKEKISIVPEHPGCYLMKDKHGTVIYVGKAKVLRNRVRSYFTGSHDGKTLRLVNEIVDFEYIVTSSNIEALILEINLIKKFDPKYNIMLKDDKTYPYIKVTADTHPRLLITRKVKKDKGKYFGPYPNVQAANETKKLLDRMYPLRKCSTLPDRVCLYYHMGQCLAPCVYEVSEEQNKEMVEQIVRFLNGGYKQTKKELTSKMLKASEELDFERAKEYRDQITHIETTMEKQKITMKDLVNRDVFGYSFDKGWMCVQVFFIRQGKMIERDVSIFPFYNEPTEDFLTYIGQFYSKTEHFIPKQILLPNDIDKQLVEQLLQVQVLQPKRGQKKELLNLAKKNAKLALQEKFSLIERDEERTIKAVENLGTQLRIETPHRIEAFDNSNIQGTDPVSAMVVFIDGKPEKKEYRKYKIKSVIGPDDYDSMREVVRRRYTRVLKENMPFPDLILVDGGKGHLAAVQDVLENELGIEVPVAGMVKDDKHRTSELIVGDPVQTVPLARNSQEFYLIQRIQDEVHRFAITFHRQIRSKSVFKSILDDIPGVGEKRKKALLKHFGSIKKLKEATVEDLQRAQIPINVAKEIYNKMKDKE
- a CDS encoding YslB family protein, which translates into the protein MKDLIYTEEHTEENNTSVPAFGLEIYREHVLPNIFRKELSFIMYLSGKDLARKFPCNNIDEIMSFFHEAGWGNLSTVKETKNELHLELNGQLVEKRLSSDNITFQLEAGFLAEQIQGQKQLITEAYEQQKPRSKKVIFTIKWDRHDIISS
- a CDS encoding succinate dehydrogenase cytochrome b558 subunit; protein product: MENNREFFYRRLHSLLGVIPVGIFLIQHLTVNYFATRGPEAFNKAAHFMEGLPYRYVLEAFVIFLPILFHAIYGLYIAFTAKNNVSNYSFFRNWMFLLQRISGVITLIFITWHVYQTRVQAAFGAEVNYDMMANILESPIMLGFYIVGVISTIFHFANGLWSFLVSWGITVTPRSQQISTYVTIGVFVALSYVGIRTILAFT